One Oscillospiraceae bacterium genomic region harbors:
- a CDS encoding FumA C-terminus/TtdB family hydratase beta subunit, whose translation MSIYTTESTKHFLISEYDTWSAKIVAGDEVFLTGTVYTARDAAHKRIKELAEASRPLPFDPKGAFIYYAGPTESRPGKIIGSCGPTTSSRMDQFTPLMLSLGISGIIGKGERSIETKKSFLNNNALYFCAIGGCGALYSECITSCEIIAFDDLGCESVKKLHVKDFPVYCAYDLHGGDIFKR comes from the coding sequence ATGTCAATATATACAACAGAATCAACAAAACATTTTCTGATTTCAGAATATGATACATGGAGTGCCAAAATTGTTGCCGGCGATGAAGTATTTCTTACAGGCACCGTATATACAGCACGTGATGCCGCACATAAACGTATAAAAGAACTCGCTGAAGCTTCCCGTCCTCTGCCTTTTGATCCGAAGGGCGCATTTATTTATTATGCAGGACCGACCGAATCACGGCCGGGTAAAATAATAGGCAGCTGCGGCCCTACCACTTCGTCAAGGATGGATCAATTCACACCTTTAATGTTGTCTTTGGGAATTTCGGGCATAATAGGAAAAGGGGAACGTTCGATAGAGACAAAAAAATCATTTTTAAATAATAATGCTTTATATTTTTGTGCAATCGGTGGATGCGGAGCGTTATATTCCGAATGTATCACTTCATGTGAAATAATTGCTTTTGATGATCTCGGCTGCGAATCGGTAAAAAAGCTTCATGTCAAGGATTTTCCGGTATATTGCGCATATGATCTTCACGGCGGTGATATATTTAAAAGATGA
- a CDS encoding glucose 1-dehydrogenase → MNSNKTAVITGGSGGIGSAAVKLFGNNGYNVAFSYNSNAEGAQSLVDELHAKVKIISIKADFTKQNEVYIFTEKVFSEFENIDTLVNIAGISHFDLVQFTSDEKWDEVFDINIKAPFILTKAFLPGMINRKSGTIVNVSSMWGITGASCESAYSASKSALIGFTKACAKELAPSMIRVNCVCPGVINTKMNDRFSDTEKSEIAYNIPMERFGSPDEIAEAILFLASERSSYITGQILSADGGYTI, encoded by the coding sequence ATGAATTCAAATAAAACAGCCGTAATTACGGGAGGCAGCGGCGGAATCGGTTCTGCTGCTGTAAAGCTTTTTGGAAACAACGGATATAATGTCGCTTTTTCATATAATTCAAATGCCGAAGGCGCGCAATCTCTCGTTGACGAATTACATGCAAAAGTAAAGATAATTTCAATAAAAGCCGATTTTACAAAGCAGAATGAGGTATATATTTTTACCGAAAAGGTATTTTCTGAATTTGAAAATATAGATACTTTAGTGAATATTGCAGGCATATCGCATTTTGATCTTGTTCAGTTCACCTCGGACGAAAAATGGGATGAGGTATTTGATATCAACATTAAAGCGCCCTTCATCCTCACAAAAGCGTTTCTGCCCGGTATGATAAACAGAAAATCCGGAACTATCGTAAATGTTTCATCTATGTGGGGCATCACCGGAGCGTCATGTGAATCGGCATATTCAGCGTCAAAATCTGCATTGATCGGCTTTACAAAAGCATGTGCAAAAGAACTTGCTCCGAGTATGATCAGAGTTAACTGCGTTTGCCCCGGAGTAATAAACACAAAAATGAACGATAGGTTTTCTGATACGGAGAAATCTGAAATCGCATACAATATTCCCATGGAACGCTTTGGCTCTCCGGATGAAATTGCCGAAGCAATATTATTTCTGGCCTCAGAACGTTCTTCATACATCACAGGTCAGATATTATCAGCGGATGGAGGATACACTATATGA
- a CDS encoding AAC(3) family N-acetyltransferase — MNNQYIKICSDLEALGLHYGDSVLVHSSYKALGYEGSDGIKTFIDALRDVLGKDGTLLLPSLSYSTVNRARPFFDIRSTPCCVGAIPEFFRQLPGVKRSLSPTHSVCGIGRLTFEMLSEHQLDDTPCGSHSPFKKLMETEGKILLCGCGTKPNTSMHAVEETVMPYYLFGPRITYHCTDENGKQIDITNLRHNFSGHSLLQRYDRLIDVLSNDDYSSGKILNADSWLIQTVPMWKKAADKMRIEEEFFVQKESEK, encoded by the coding sequence ATGAACAATCAATATATAAAAATTTGCTCGGATCTTGAAGCATTGGGACTGCATTACGGGGATTCGGTGCTTGTACATTCATCATATAAGGCTCTCGGCTATGAAGGCAGCGACGGTATAAAGACTTTTATTGACGCGCTTCGCGATGTTCTCGGGAAAGACGGTACTCTTTTGCTTCCGTCTCTTTCTTATTCAACAGTAAACCGTGCCCGGCCGTTCTTTGACATACGTTCCACGCCATGCTGCGTCGGAGCTATACCCGAATTTTTCAGACAGCTTCCAGGCGTAAAACGCAGCCTGTCTCCCACTCATTCCGTATGCGGCATCGGACGGCTGACATTTGAAATGCTCAGCGAACATCAACTTGATGATACTCCCTGCGGCTCGCATTCTCCGTTTAAAAAGCTGATGGAAACCGAAGGAAAAATATTACTTTGCGGCTGTGGGACGAAGCCGAACACCTCCATGCATGCCGTGGAAGAAACCGTAATGCCGTATTATCTTTTCGGCCCGCGTATTACATATCATTGCACGGATGAAAACGGCAAACAGATTGATATAACAAATCTGCGCCACAATTTCAGCGGGCACAGTCTGCTGCAGAGATATGACAGACTGATTGATGTATTATCAAATGACGATTACAGCAGCGGAAAAATTCTGAATGCCGACAGTTGGTTGATTCAGACTGTACCGATGTGGAAAAAAGCTGCTGACAAAATGCGTATCGAAGAAGAATTTTTTGTTCAAAAGGAAAGTGAAAAATGA
- a CDS encoding pyridoxamine kinase gives MTSPEISHINTNKVPSRVCAIHDLSGFGRCSLSVIIPVLAAMGIQPCPVPTAILSTHTGGFNNFTFFDYTPYIRDYYSHWSSLGVKFDAIYSGFLGSAEQINLVGDIINTFPEAKTVLIDPVMGDDGILYSTYTDPLKIGMKELVKKATIITPNLTEACFLLDIPYVDSPTDYEIRQMLLRLSEYGADTVITGIHRKNSVCTGLKEALNGNTEIFENEYIPKSYPGTGDIFASVLLGSILKGRNLICSVEDACDFVHDTVEYSAGFNYPLREGVLLEPRLFRLIEDNTNNPTQLR, from the coding sequence ATGACATCCCCAGAAATATCACATATAAATACAAATAAAGTGCCATCCCGGGTATGCGCAATTCACGATCTTTCCGGATTCGGAAGATGTTCTTTATCGGTTATAATTCCGGTGCTTGCTGCAATGGGAATACAGCCGTGCCCGGTTCCAACCGCTATTTTATCGACTCATACAGGCGGTTTCAATAATTTTACTTTTTTTGATTACACACCTTATATAAGGGATTATTATTCTCATTGGAGTTCTCTCGGAGTTAAGTTTGACGCAATATACAGCGGATTCTTAGGCAGCGCAGAACAGATTAACCTTGTCGGCGATATTATAAACACTTTTCCCGAAGCAAAAACCGTGCTGATTGATCCTGTAATGGGCGATGACGGAATATTATATTCAACATATACAGATCCGTTGAAGATAGGAATGAAGGAGCTTGTGAAAAAAGCGACAATCATTACGCCTAATCTCACGGAGGCTTGTTTTTTACTTGATATTCCTTATGTTGATTCACCTACTGATTATGAAATACGGCAAATGTTATTAAGACTTTCAGAATATGGTGCCGATACTGTAATCACGGGTATTCACAGAAAGAATTCCGTATGTACAGGACTTAAGGAAGCATTAAACGGCAATACAGAAATATTTGAAAATGAATACATACCAAAAAGTTATCCGGGAACAGGCGATATATTTGCATCTGTTTTGCTCGGCAGCATTTTAAAAGGACGAAATCTTATATGTTCTGTTGAGGATGCATGCGATTTTGTACATGACACTGTCGAATATTCAGCCGGTTTTAATTATCCGCTTAGAGAAGGCGTTTTACTCGAACCAAGGCTTTTCCGACTTATAGAAGACAATACAAATAATCCGACACAATTAAGGTGA
- a CDS encoding TIGR04002 family protein, giving the protein MKNNNNKIKLLTYSSLFAAIIALTTAFVKIPLTSTGYVHIGDMFIYLLACLLPLPYAMCAAAIGGAVADIIAGYAVYSVFTFVIKALLCLAFTSATVRILSGRNIIGCLICLIITTGGYFLTDTLLFGTAAALGAVIFNLLQAVVSGVVFVVVAGILDKIGIKKIFML; this is encoded by the coding sequence ATGAAAAACAATAACAATAAAATTAAGCTTCTGACTTATTCCTCGCTTTTTGCGGCAATAATCGCTCTCACAACGGCCTTTGTTAAAATACCGCTTACAAGCACCGGATATGTTCATATAGGTGATATGTTCATATATCTTCTCGCTTGTTTACTCCCTCTGCCTTATGCCATGTGCGCGGCGGCAATCGGCGGAGCGGTAGCAGATATAATAGCGGGATACGCGGTATATTCTGTTTTTACCTTTGTAATAAAGGCGCTTCTGTGCCTTGCTTTTACGTCAGCAACAGTAAGAATTCTCAGCGGCAGAAATATAATCGGATGCCTTATTTGCCTTATTATTACAACCGGAGGTTATTTTCTTACTGATACATTGTTGTTCGGTACGGCGGCTGCGTTGGGAGCTGTGATATTCAACCTGCTTCAAGCTGTTGTAAGCGGTGTGGTTTTTGTGGTGGTTGCAGGAATTCTTGATAAAATCGGTATAAAAAAGATATTCATGTTATAA
- a CDS encoding flavin reductase family protein: MNKIDLTKAQFNAFNSIGNNWMIIGACDGERKNAMTASWGAVGVMWGKNVFYCHIRPQRYTYTIVENTDILTLSVFDGAYKKQLSYFGSVSGKDEDKLANGGLNYICDDKKLFFPDAKYIFIGKKIYAFDISPECIIDPAITSHYTRSDYHRTYICEILEAFEK, encoded by the coding sequence ATGAATAAAATTGATTTGACGAAAGCTCAATTCAACGCGTTTAATTCAATAGGCAATAATTGGATGATCATAGGCGCATGCGACGGAGAACGGAAAAATGCGATGACCGCAAGCTGGGGTGCTGTCGGTGTAATGTGGGGTAAAAATGTGTTCTACTGTCACATCCGTCCCCAAAGATACACATACACCATAGTAGAAAATACTGATATTTTGACATTATCAGTTTTTGACGGTGCATATAAAAAGCAGCTGTCATATTTCGGAAGCGTAAGTGGTAAGGATGAAGATAAGCTGGCAAACGGCGGATTGAATTATATATGTGATGATAAAAAGCTTTTCTTTCCCGACGCAAAATATATTTTTATCGGAAAGAAAATATATGCGTTTGATATTTCACCTGAATGTATTATTGACCCGGCAATAACCTCGCATTATACCCGTTCGGATTATCACAGAACATATATTTGTGAGATTCTAGAAGCGTTTGAAAAATAA
- a CDS encoding alpha/beta-type small acid-soluble spore protein — protein sequence MASNKSLVPEAKDALNKFKMEAASEVGVNLKQGYNGDLTSKQAGSIGGQMVKKMIQTAENSLRSSK from the coding sequence ATGGCAAGCAATAAGTCTCTTGTTCCCGAAGCAAAGGATGCACTCAACAAGTTTAAGATGGAAGCAGCGTCCGAAGTCGGCGTTAACCTGAAACAGGGTTACAATGGCGATCTTACTTCCAAACAGGCAGGAAGCATCGGCGGTCAGATGGTTAAGAAGATGATCCAAACAGCCGAAAACTCCCTCAGATCTAGCAAATAA
- the sigK gene encoding RNA polymerase sporulation sigma factor SigK: protein MLLSTLFSVLKCFYLIYLRVMGNGAFPPVLSSEEEKECFRLCKNGDEKARGKLIEHNLRLVAHIIKKYYTSYKDQEDLISIGTIGLIKAIDTYDPENGTKFATYAGKCLQNEILMYFRSQKRLSAETSINDAIEFDKDGNPLTYLDIMYVEDDYAELVDMKTKVDQVKKIIVSDLDEREKNIIIMRYGLSGCRPVTQREAAEKLHISRSYVSRIEKAALEKIRRKIKS from the coding sequence ATGCTGTTATCCACGCTGTTTTCCGTTTTAAAATGCTTTTATTTAATATATTTAAGGGTAATGGGAAACGGCGCATTTCCGCCGGTCCTAAGCTCCGAAGAAGAAAAAGAATGTTTTCGATTATGTAAAAACGGAGACGAGAAAGCAAGAGGAAAATTGATTGAACACAATCTCCGGCTTGTCGCTCATATAATAAAAAAATATTATACAAGCTACAAGGATCAGGAGGATTTAATCTCTATAGGTACGATCGGACTGATAAAAGCAATCGATACATACGATCCTGAAAACGGTACAAAATTTGCAACATATGCCGGCAAATGTCTGCAGAATGAAATATTGATGTATTTCCGCTCTCAAAAGAGGCTTTCTGCGGAAACATCAATAAATGATGCTATTGAATTCGACAAAGATGGAAACCCATTGACATATCTCGACATAATGTATGTAGAAGACGATTATGCCGAGCTTGTTGATATGAAAACAAAAGTTGATCAGGTGAAAAAAATAATAGTATCCGACCTTGATGAGAGAGAAAAAAATATAATAATAATGAGATATGGTTTATCAGGATGCAGACCGGTTACACAAAGAGAAGCCGCGGAAAAGCTTCATATATCGCGTTCTTATGTTTCAAGAATTGAAAAAGCCGCATTGGAAAAGATCCGAAGAAAGATAAAATCATAA
- a CDS encoding spore coat associated protein CotJA — protein MINNYKSRAAGGIEADPSRRPYLSDELRDEIKKDTEMTYAHIAPKMSGYQAKREHTRVAAQMNSECMNRNKNSEFDLEFVPAISYVPWQQWSEIMDPQEGLMNGTIFYELVKPFKGYQIGR, from the coding sequence TTGATAAATAATTATAAATCGCGCGCAGCGGGTGGCATCGAAGCGGATCCTTCAAGACGACCATATTTAAGTGATGAACTGCGCGATGAAATAAAAAAAGACACTGAGATGACGTATGCTCATATAGCGCCTAAAATGTCGGGATATCAGGCAAAACGTGAACATACACGTGTCGCCGCACAAATGAACAGCGAATGTATGAACAGAAACAAGAACAGCGAATTTGATCTGGAGTTCGTTCCGGCTATTTCATATGTGCCATGGCAGCAATGGAGTGAAATAATGGATCCGCAGGAAGGTTTAATGAATGGAACCATATTTTACGAGCTGGTAAAGCCGTTTAAAGGGTACCAGATAGGGAGATGA
- a CDS encoding spore coat protein CotJB yields MIRNMNQNMNDLKKELCSVSFAMFDIMLFLDTHPDSKEALQEYCLLSERARTVKKAYEEASGMPITADDACIHDEWKWVNEPWPWQMSKG; encoded by the coding sequence ATGATCAGAAACATGAATCAAAATATGAACGACTTGAAAAAAGAACTTTGTTCGGTTTCATTTGCCATGTTTGACATAATGCTTTTCCTTGATACGCATCCGGATTCCAAAGAAGCATTGCAGGAATACTGTCTTTTAAGCGAACGTGCAAGAACAGTAAAAAAAGCATATGAAGAAGCGAGCGGCATGCCGATTACTGCCGACGATGCATGTATACATGATGAGTGGAAATGGGTAAATGAACCATGGCCATGGCAGATGTCGAAAGGATGA
- a CDS encoding manganese catalase family protein, with protein sequence MWIYEKKLQYPVNIKTPNAAFAKVILTQYGGPDGESGAALRYLSQRYTMPDGRIIASLTDIATEELGHMEMICAIVYQLTRNLSPEQIVAQGFDTYFVDHTTALWPQAASGTPFSSATFQSAGDTITDLHEDMAAEQKARTTYDNILRLVDDPDVIDPIRFLREREVVHFQRFGESLRIAQDNLDCNNFYAINPEFDR encoded by the coding sequence ATGTGGATATATGAAAAAAAGTTACAATACCCTGTAAATATAAAAACTCCGAATGCTGCTTTTGCTAAAGTTATTTTAACACAATATGGAGGTCCGGACGGTGAATCCGGAGCCGCTTTGAGATACCTTTCGCAAAGATATACTATGCCGGATGGCAGAATCATTGCTTCCTTGACCGATATAGCGACAGAAGAACTCGGTCATATGGAAATGATTTGCGCGATAGTATATCAACTTACAAGAAACCTATCTCCCGAACAGATAGTCGCCCAAGGCTTTGATACATATTTTGTGGATCACACAACAGCATTATGGCCACAGGCTGCTTCAGGAACTCCGTTTTCGTCTGCGACTTTTCAATCAGCAGGCGATACGATAACTGATCTTCATGAAGACATGGCTGCTGAGCAAAAGGCAAGAACAACATATGACAACATATTAAGACTTGTGGATGATCCGGATGTTATAGATCCTATACGTTTTCTGAGAGAAAGAGAAGTCGTACACTTCCAGCGCTTCGGTGAATCATTAAGAATAGCTCAAGACAATCTTGACTGTAATAATTTTTACGCTATAAACCCTGAGTTTGACAGATAG
- a CDS encoding YegS/Rv2252/BmrU family lipid kinase — protein MAERKTLLIVNPRSGKMKSKRKLYEILNILTRGGYAVNVFTTAAPKDATQIVVNQAANYDLIVCCGGDGTLNEVLSGLISAGHENIPVGYIPCGTTNDFARTLHLPKDIPAATRHILKGRSEIHDVGYIKERGSGPAKIFFNYIASFGAFTEVSYATPQKLKNKFGYLAYTINGVKSVGKIKPIHAKVDCCELKIEDNFIFGGISNSLSVGGIIKMMPDEVSLNDGKFEVLLVKNPQSISDWKSILNAIDSQTFDGNGVFFFKTSHIELEFDYPVPFTNDGEFAGEYKHAVLGICDKKITFIT, from the coding sequence ATGGCCGAAAGAAAAACCTTGCTTATTGTTAATCCGCGTTCAGGCAAGATGAAATCTAAACGAAAGTTATATGAGATCCTTAATATTCTTACACGAGGCGGCTACGCTGTAAATGTGTTTACTACTGCTGCCCCTAAAGATGCCACCCAAATTGTTGTAAATCAAGCGGCGAATTATGATTTAATCGTATGCTGCGGCGGTGACGGAACACTGAACGAGGTGCTTAGCGGACTTATATCCGCCGGACATGAAAACATTCCTGTCGGATATATTCCCTGCGGGACGACCAACGATTTTGCCAGGACACTTCATCTGCCCAAGGACATTCCCGCTGCGACCCGCCATATTCTTAAAGGCAGGTCGGAAATTCATGATGTTGGATATATAAAGGAACGCGGCTCCGGTCCGGCAAAAATATTTTTTAATTATATTGCATCTTTCGGTGCCTTTACAGAAGTATCATATGCGACTCCTCAAAAGCTCAAGAATAAATTCGGATATCTTGCATATACGATCAACGGAGTTAAAAGCGTAGGAAAAATTAAGCCTATACATGCAAAAGTTGACTGCTGTGAACTGAAAATTGAAGATAATTTTATTTTCGGGGGAATATCGAATTCATTGTCTGTCGGCGGAATTATCAAAATGATGCCGGATGAGGTTTCGCTTAATGACGGTAAATTTGAAGTTCTTCTTGTTAAAAATCCTCAAAGCATTTCAGACTGGAAAAGTATTCTGAACGCGATAGATTCGCAAACTTTTGATGGTAATGGTGTGTTTTTCTTTAAAACAAGTCATATTGAGCTTGAATTTGATTATCCTGTTCCGTTTACTAACGACGGTGAATTTGCCGGCGAATATAAACACGCGGTATTAGGTATTTGCGATAAAAAAATAACCTTTATTACATGA
- a CDS encoding NTP transferase domain-containing protein — MKAIILAAGKGKRLNSEITHIPKAMRTALGRPLIEYVLDTIGFIDINDIVIVVGFEKDQIINSLPDYSFAVQSEQLGTGHAALCAKDFFADYDGDILVIAGDTPLILRSTAEKLLEFHQENNNACTVLSCMGEKGLSLGRIMRDKNGNLSEIVENRDCTSEQLEICEYNTATYIFKSKLLFPALEKIMRNNQKHEVYLTDVPAVLLNEGEKVGAVTCEHEFEIFGVNTEADLYRVEGVLKSRLSTNSYKN; from the coding sequence ATGAAAGCAATAATTCTTGCTGCCGGCAAGGGAAAAAGACTTAACTCAGAAATCACACATATACCAAAAGCAATGAGAACCGCTCTCGGACGTCCTCTTATAGAATATGTTTTAGACACAATCGGCTTTATTGATATAAATGATATAGTTATTGTTGTGGGATTTGAAAAGGATCAGATCATAAATTCGCTGCCGGATTATTCTTTTGCCGTCCAATCAGAGCAGCTTGGGACCGGGCACGCGGCTTTATGCGCGAAGGATTTTTTTGCTGATTATGACGGAGACATTCTTGTCATTGCCGGTGACACTCCTTTGATTCTGCGAAGCACAGCCGAAAAGCTGTTGGAATTTCATCAGGAAAACAACAACGCTTGTACGGTACTGTCATGTATGGGTGAAAAGGGGCTCTCGCTCGGAAGAATAATGCGTGATAAAAACGGTAATCTTTCAGAAATCGTCGAAAATCGCGACTGCACTTCTGAGCAGCTTGAAATATGTGAATATAATACCGCGACATACATATTCAAAAGCAAGCTTTTATTTCCCGCTCTTGAAAAAATAATGAGAAATAATCAGAAGCATGAAGTCTATCTCACTGATGTTCCGGCTGTTTTACTAAACGAAGGCGAGAAAGTCGGCGCTGTTACCTGTGAACACGAATTTGAGATATTCGGAGTAAATACCGAAGCTGATCTTTATAGAGTAGAAGGAGTCTTGAAGTCTCGATTGAGCACTAATTCATATAAGAATTGA
- a CDS encoding peptidylprolyl isomerase, with protein sequence MKITIKKLFTFLLTALMISAPALSLLSCSEKVDGGYVLVNGEKVVPEYVMQIGDKKVSFDEYRYYYLYSRDNNDQGDRTYWDGDGSKAADLLSYVENNIVSQYVMQIMADELKITLDETDNKDITDNYASAVEYYGGEDAFNKKLAENYLTPELYNDLSKTSALTYKAYQYYYGDNGTMKFTDEEYADYFEKNYYAAYNILFLYAEGEDATNCPETIKKINEISERIKNGEDFITLSTTVGDDIEGMKANPNGYHFTEGDMVGEFYNTVKSLEINGISEPFTTSYGCHIVMRVPLNADTRESMKEKVLYGYTDSYNNWVSGYYETLYQELVNDKKESITVKYSDIYDKISPTTVY encoded by the coding sequence TTGAAGATTACAATAAAAAAATTATTTACATTTTTGCTGACCGCTCTTATGATATCGGCACCGGCATTATCACTGCTCTCTTGCTCCGAAAAAGTTGATGGCGGATATGTTCTTGTAAACGGCGAAAAGGTCGTTCCCGAATATGTTATGCAAATCGGAGATAAAAAGGTTTCATTTGATGAATATAGATATTATTATCTGTATTCACGTGACAACAATGATCAGGGAGATCGTACTTATTGGGATGGCGATGGCAGTAAAGCGGCAGATCTCCTTTCATATGTTGAAAATAACATCGTGAGTCAATATGTTATGCAGATTATGGCCGATGAGTTGAAAATTACACTTGACGAGACGGACAATAAGGATATTACTGACAATTACGCCAGCGCCGTCGAATATTACGGCGGAGAAGATGCTTTCAATAAAAAGCTTGCTGAAAATTATCTCACTCCAGAGCTGTATAATGATTTATCGAAGACGTCTGCATTGACATATAAAGCATATCAGTATTATTACGGTGACAACGGGACAATGAAATTCACCGATGAAGAATATGCGGATTATTTTGAAAAAAATTATTATGCCGCATATAATATCCTTTTCCTTTATGCAGAGGGCGAGGATGCAACCAATTGCCCTGAGACAATAAAAAAAATAAATGAAATCAGTGAACGTATAAAGAACGGTGAAGATTTCATTACTCTTTCAACTACAGTGGGCGATGATATCGAAGGTATGAAAGCAAATCCTAACGGCTATCATTTTACTGAGGGAGATATGGTCGGCGAATTTTATAACACTGTGAAATCACTTGAAATCAACGGTATCAGCGAACCATTTACAACAAGTTATGGTTGCCATATTGTCATGCGTGTTCCTTTAAATGCTGATACGCGCGAATCAATGAAGGAAAAGGTTCTTTACGGATATACTGACAGCTATAATAATTGGGTTTCCGGATATTATGAAACACTTTATCAGGAATTGGTGAATGATAAAAAAGAAAGCATAACAGTAAAATATTCCGATATATATGATAAAATATCTCCGACCACAGTGTATTAA
- a CDS encoding diaminopimelate decarboxylase has translation MMKKPFITKDEAEKIASKYPTPFHIYDEKGILDNLARLRKAFSWNPGFKEYFAVKATPNPIIIKLLTDSGCGVDCSSYTELLMAKALGLSGNDIMFSSNMTPEKDYILAHELGGTINLDDISHIDFVSNLFKLPEKMSCRYNPGGYFEISNNIMDNPGDAKYGFTRPQIFEGFKKMIKLGVKEFGIHAFLASNTKTNEYYPALASKLFNLAVELKRETGANITFINLSGGIGIPYRPEDPENDIMKIGEGVRKEFESILVPAGMGNISIYTELGRFMLGPYGALVARAIHYKNTYKHYIGLDACAANLMRPAMYGAYHHITVLGKENAECDHVYDVVGGLCENNDKFAIDRALPIINIGDIIYIHDTGAHGFSMGYNYNGKLRSAEILYRSDKSFTLIRRAETPEDYFSTLDVTGIFKNQ, from the coding sequence ATAATGAAAAAACCGTTTATTACAAAAGACGAAGCAGAAAAAATCGCATCAAAATATCCGACTCCCTTTCACATATATGACGAAAAAGGCATACTTGATAATCTTGCGCGTTTAAGAAAAGCTTTTTCTTGGAATCCAGGATTTAAAGAATATTTTGCCGTAAAAGCAACACCGAATCCTATCATTATAAAGCTCCTTACAGATTCCGGATGCGGAGTAGACTGTTCCTCGTATACAGAATTGCTTATGGCAAAAGCACTGGGGCTTTCCGGTAATGATATTATGTTTTCATCAAATATGACTCCGGAAAAAGATTATATTCTTGCTCATGAGCTTGGCGGTACAATCAATTTGGATGATATATCTCATATAGACTTTGTTTCAAATCTTTTTAAGCTGCCGGAAAAAATGTCCTGCAGATACAATCCGGGCGGATATTTCGAAATATCCAATAATATAATGGATAATCCGGGAGACGCGAAATACGGATTCACCCGTCCGCAGATTTTCGAAGGCTTTAAAAAGATGATAAAACTGGGAGTTAAGGAATTCGGAATTCACGCGTTTTTGGCAAGCAATACAAAAACAAACGAATACTACCCTGCTCTTGCTTCAAAGCTTTTTAACCTCGCGGTCGAGCTTAAGCGTGAAACAGGAGCGAATATTACGTTCATAAATTTATCGGGCGGAATCGGAATTCCGTATAGACCAGAAGATCCGGAAAATGATATAATGAAAATCGGAGAGGGCGTAAGAAAAGAATTTGAATCAATTCTTGTACCCGCAGGTATGGGTAATATTTCAATATACACTGAGCTTGGCAGATTTATGCTCGGACCCTACGGTGCTCTTGTGGCGCGTGCCATACATTATAAAAATACGTATAAGCATTATATCGGGCTTGACGCGTGTGCCGCTAATCTCATGAGACCTGCTATGTACGGAGCTTACCATCATATCACGGTGCTTGGCAAAGAAAACGCCGAATGTGATCATGTCTATGATGTTGTCGGAGGATTATGTGAAAACAACGATAAATTTGCCATAGATCGTGCTCTTCCGATAATAAATATAGGAGATATCATATATATACATGATACCGGTGCGCACGGTTTTTCGATGGGGTATAATTATAACGGAAAGCTCCGTTCAGCTGAAATACTGTATCGTTCCGATAAATCCTTTACTCTTATTCGACGCGCGGAAACTCCAGAAGACTATTTCTCCACTCTCGATGTGACAGGAATTTTTAAAAATCAATAA